A section of the Ornithinimicrobium sufpigmenti genome encodes:
- a CDS encoding dihydrofolate reductase has protein sequence MTRERFALVPAAYLVLLRDATDGEHETDAGRREVLLQLRRGTAYLDGWWACGAAGHVERGETVLQGAAREAREELGIEVRTEDLALAATVQRTCVVPSRRGNLEERVDLFLTATSWTGEPTVQEADKAAELRWWPLDELPERVVPHERVALESVAAGQRGTFHALGFDQRLTLIAAVGRNGVIGDGRVMPWHLPEDLRFFKDTTMGGVLVMGRGTWDSIGRALPGRRTIVVTRQRGWSAPGAEVAHSLREALAVAGDGEVFIAGGGQIYAQTIGHAHRLVLTEVDLEPEGQTRFPAVDPTLWQEVSRAPGAPPVTAWVTWERRDLRPAQHAG, from the coding sequence ATGACGCGGGAGAGGTTCGCGCTCGTCCCCGCCGCCTACCTCGTGCTGCTGCGCGACGCGACCGACGGTGAGCACGAGACGGACGCCGGCCGGCGCGAGGTGCTCCTGCAGCTGCGGCGCGGCACGGCCTACTTGGACGGCTGGTGGGCCTGCGGCGCAGCCGGTCACGTCGAGCGGGGGGAGACCGTCCTGCAGGGTGCCGCGCGAGAGGCCCGCGAGGAGCTCGGCATCGAGGTACGCACCGAGGACCTCGCCCTGGCCGCGACCGTGCAGCGCACCTGCGTCGTGCCCTCGCGCCGTGGGAACCTCGAGGAGCGCGTCGATCTCTTCCTCACCGCCACGTCCTGGACCGGGGAGCCGACCGTCCAGGAGGCGGACAAGGCGGCCGAGCTGCGGTGGTGGCCGCTGGACGAGCTGCCCGAGCGGGTGGTGCCCCACGAGCGGGTGGCGCTGGAGTCGGTGGCCGCCGGCCAGCGCGGGACCTTCCATGCCCTGGGTTTCGACCAGCGGCTGACGCTCATCGCCGCCGTCGGGCGCAACGGCGTCATCGGCGACGGCCGCGTCATGCCCTGGCACCTGCCCGAGGACCTGCGCTTCTTCAAGGACACCACGATGGGTGGGGTGCTGGTGATGGGACGGGGCACGTGGGACTCCATCGGCCGGGCTCTCCCCGGCCGCCGCACCATCGTCGTCACCCGGCAGCGGGGCTGGTCCGCCCCGGGGGCCGAGGTGGCGCACTCGCTGCGCGAGGCGCTCGCGGTCGCCGGGGACGGGGAGGTCTTCATCGCCGGCGGCGGGCAGATCTACGCCCAGACGATCGGGCACGCCCACCGGCTGGTCCTCACCGAGGTCGACCTGGAGCCGGAGGGCCAGACCCGGTTCCCGGCCGTCGATCCCACGCTGTGGCAGGAGGTGTCCCGCGCCCCCGGCGCGCCCCCGGTGACGGCGTGGGTCACCTGGGAGCGGCGAGACCTGCGTCCTGCGCAGCACGCCGGGTGA
- a CDS encoding alpha/beta hydrolase family protein: MQPSDLTRIRLLSSPTVHPECRDVVLAMSRPDVEENRYRSSLWRQRLSADGTADGDLQRFTHGTRDSSPAYSPDGSRLAFLRAGEDGPAQLHVIPAAGGDARRLTDTALGVGAFAWSPDGRRIAYAARVPEEGRYGTDEKVKPDQEAPRLIEHSTYLADGLGYVLDRPSKIFVVDLHADLDADLDEPATTDAAEADELPESRQLTTGDGDDRQPVFLDDGQRVGFISSRDERGGWRPDTLVSDLCSVDLRGKDFRRHTSGTGSVSSVHVAADGAVVYGANDLGPSGQDFVARNAVLHRLPPNGTAQDGDGLTDPEEDHLACAPALGVGGTLVAAVERRGDTVVRDVDTGQTLLDGHVSVSDLAVGGGVVVAVAGTRTSYSELFVGPVGERLTQVTDLGTAHLTGTAAPVEPEELEAQAEDGYPVHGWLFRPTTKARRKAGHPVVLMIHGGPYTQYSGNLFDEAQVLAGAGYAVVMGNPRGGSGYGATHGRAVKEAIGSVDMADVSALLDHALTLPGLDGTRVGVQGGSYGGLMTTWLVAHSDRFTAAISERAVNAWDSFAGTSDIGWFFGDEYVGDLAHEQSPLTWADQIRTPTMVIHSERDFRCPLEQGQRLYARLRRNGVPTKLLIFPGEGHELSRAGQPRHRVQRFEHILDWWREYLS; this comes from the coding sequence GTGCAGCCCAGCGACCTGACCCGCATCCGCCTCCTGTCCTCGCCCACGGTCCACCCGGAGTGCCGCGACGTCGTGCTGGCGATGAGCCGGCCCGACGTCGAGGAGAACCGCTACCGCAGCAGCCTGTGGCGCCAGCGGCTCTCCGCCGACGGCACGGCCGACGGTGACCTGCAGCGCTTCACCCACGGCACCCGGGACAGCAGCCCCGCCTACTCCCCCGACGGCTCGCGCCTGGCCTTCCTGCGCGCGGGCGAGGACGGGCCGGCGCAGCTGCACGTCATACCGGCCGCGGGCGGGGACGCCCGTCGCCTCACCGACACCGCGCTGGGGGTGGGTGCCTTCGCGTGGTCGCCCGACGGGCGCCGGATCGCGTATGCCGCCCGCGTCCCCGAGGAGGGCCGCTACGGCACCGACGAGAAGGTCAAGCCGGACCAGGAGGCACCGCGGCTCATCGAGCACAGCACCTACCTCGCCGACGGCCTGGGCTACGTGCTGGACCGGCCGAGCAAGATCTTCGTCGTGGATCTACACGCCGACCTCGACGCCGACCTGGACGAGCCGGCCACGACCGACGCCGCGGAGGCGGACGAGCTCCCCGAGAGCCGGCAGCTGACCACGGGAGACGGCGATGACCGGCAGCCGGTCTTCCTCGACGACGGACAGCGGGTCGGCTTCATCTCCTCGCGGGACGAGCGGGGCGGCTGGCGGCCGGACACCCTGGTCAGCGACCTGTGCTCGGTGGACCTGCGCGGCAAGGACTTCCGTCGGCACACCTCCGGGACCGGGTCGGTCAGCAGCGTGCACGTCGCCGCCGACGGTGCGGTCGTCTACGGCGCCAACGACCTGGGCCCCAGCGGCCAGGACTTCGTGGCCCGCAACGCCGTCCTGCACCGGCTCCCCCCGAACGGCACCGCACAGGACGGTGACGGGCTGACCGACCCGGAGGAGGACCACCTGGCCTGCGCGCCCGCCCTCGGTGTCGGCGGGACGCTCGTCGCGGCCGTCGAGCGACGCGGCGACACCGTGGTCCGCGACGTGGACACCGGGCAGACGCTGCTCGACGGGCACGTCTCGGTCAGCGACCTGGCCGTCGGGGGCGGGGTGGTGGTGGCGGTGGCCGGCACCCGCACCTCATACTCCGAGCTGTTCGTCGGGCCTGTCGGCGAGCGCCTCACCCAGGTGACCGACCTCGGCACCGCGCACCTGACCGGCACGGCGGCGCCCGTCGAGCCGGAGGAGCTGGAGGCACAGGCCGAGGACGGGTACCCGGTGCACGGCTGGCTGTTCCGACCCACCACGAAGGCCCGGCGGAAGGCTGGACACCCGGTCGTGCTGATGATCCACGGCGGGCCGTACACCCAGTACTCCGGCAACCTCTTCGACGAGGCGCAGGTGCTGGCGGGTGCCGGGTATGCCGTGGTGATGGGCAACCCGCGCGGCGGGTCGGGCTACGGCGCCACACACGGCCGTGCGGTCAAGGAGGCGATCGGCAGTGTCGACATGGCGGACGTCTCCGCTCTGCTCGACCACGCGCTGACCCTGCCCGGGCTGGACGGCACGCGGGTCGGGGTGCAGGGCGGCTCCTACGGCGGGCTGATGACCACCTGGCTGGTGGCGCACAGCGACCGGTTCACCGCAGCCATCAGCGAGCGCGCGGTCAACGCCTGGGACTCCTTCGCGGGGACCTCCGACATCGGCTGGTTCTTCGGTGACGAGTACGTCGGTGACCTCGCCCACGAGCAGTCGCCGCTGACCTGGGCCGACCAGATCCGCACGCCCACGATGGTCATCCACTCCGAGCGCGACTTCCGCTGCCCCCTGGAGCAGGGCCAGCGGCTCTATGCCCGGCTGCGCCGCAACGGGGTACCGACCAAGCTGCTGATCTTCCCCGGCGAGGGGCACGAGCTGAGCCGGGCCGGGCAGCCGCGGCACCGGGTGCAGCGCTTCGAGCACATCCTGGACTGGTGGCGCGAGTACCTGAGCTGA
- a CDS encoding threonine/serine ThrE exporter family protein → MTDGGTAGGGPETLGARDRRLLAWLGAGLLAGGIPTHEVEQDLRTLATTLGHPRAQVACLPRGVWVTLSAGEPATFEGVEGGLRLEQLADGSALLAGLRSGRLSPEEALASLATLRAQPHRYKVPGLLAGGVLSGVGIALVLAPAWPSVAFAALLAPVTVVLMVLSGRNRTISTLTPLLAAFITALVAFSAASAGLVPAPLWTLVAPIAVLLPGATLVTGLVELAAGSMVAGTSRLGHGTVQLLLFAMGVGAAAALLDVPAELLDPTRPVELGWWAPLLGVAVVTLAISLMESLRLSLVPWVMVTAVATYLGQLLGQTLSDARWAGAFLGAVVAILAATVVEFVRPQLPRSVVFLPSFWLLVPGSFGLISVTQLEAGPAVAFSAVVAVTLVIAAIALGIVVGASLAFPLRRAARRVGLLHVLRLLRRG, encoded by the coding sequence ATGACGGACGGTGGGACGGCGGGCGGCGGGCCGGAGACCCTCGGGGCGCGGGACCGGCGGCTGCTGGCCTGGCTCGGGGCCGGGCTGCTGGCCGGCGGCATCCCCACGCACGAGGTGGAGCAGGACCTCCGCACCCTGGCCACCACCCTCGGGCACCCCCGTGCCCAGGTCGCCTGCCTGCCCCGCGGGGTCTGGGTCACCCTCTCCGCGGGTGAGCCTGCCACCTTCGAGGGGGTCGAGGGCGGACTGCGGCTGGAGCAGCTGGCCGACGGTTCCGCCCTGCTGGCCGGCCTGCGCTCCGGGCGGCTGTCCCCCGAGGAGGCCCTCGCCTCGCTGGCGACGCTGCGGGCCCAGCCGCACCGCTACAAGGTGCCCGGACTGCTGGCCGGCGGGGTGCTGTCCGGCGTGGGCATCGCGCTCGTCCTGGCGCCGGCCTGGCCGTCCGTGGCGTTCGCCGCGCTCCTGGCACCGGTCACCGTCGTGCTGATGGTCCTGTCCGGCCGCAACCGCACCATCTCGACCCTCACCCCGCTGCTCGCGGCGTTCATCACCGCGCTCGTGGCCTTCTCGGCCGCCTCGGCCGGCCTGGTCCCGGCACCGCTGTGGACGCTGGTCGCGCCGATCGCCGTCCTCCTGCCGGGAGCGACCCTGGTCACCGGGCTGGTCGAGCTGGCGGCGGGCTCGATGGTCGCCGGCACCTCGCGGCTCGGCCACGGCACGGTCCAGCTGCTGCTCTTCGCCATGGGGGTCGGCGCCGCGGCGGCTCTGCTCGACGTCCCCGCGGAGCTGCTCGACCCGACCCGTCCCGTCGAGCTGGGCTGGTGGGCGCCCCTGCTGGGCGTCGCCGTCGTCACCCTGGCGATCTCGCTCATGGAGTCCCTGCGGCTCTCCCTGGTCCCGTGGGTGATGGTCACCGCCGTGGCCACGTACCTCGGCCAGCTCCTGGGGCAGACCTTGTCCGACGCCCGGTGGGCCGGGGCGTTCCTGGGCGCCGTGGTCGCGATCCTGGCCGCCACCGTGGTCGAGTTCGTCCGACCCCAGCTGCCCCGGTCCGTGGTCTTCCTGCCCAGCTTCTGGCTGCTGGTGCCGGGCTCCTTCGGCCTCATCTCGGTCACCCAGCTCGAGGCCGGTCCGGCGGTCGCCTTCTCCGCGGTCGTCGCGGTGACCCTGGTCATCGCCGCGATCGCCCTGGGCATCGTCGTCGGCGCCAGCCTCGCCTTCCCGCTGCGGCGGGCCGCCCGCCGGGTCGGGCTGCTGCACGTGCTGCGGCTGCTGCGCCGCGGCTGA
- a CDS encoding acyl-CoA carboxylase subunit beta — translation MSSSPTSPNPHPDPRVADLRDRLGTAYRASAEPTERARAKLDSQGKLYVRDRIALLFDEGTFVEDGRYANATADGLPADGVVTGRGEVDGRPAIVVANDPTVKAGSWGARTVEKIIRATEAALREELPLFWFVDSAGARITDQVDLFPGRRGAGRIFHNQVALSGKVPQICCLFGPSAAGGAYIPSFTDLIIMVEGNASMYLGSPRMAEMVVGEKVSLEEMGGARMHCTVSGVGDLLAGDDVEAIELARHFFSYLPETWHDPVPHYAAEPPAVPLDRQTVPESESVPFDVHDVIDGLVDDDSFFEIKPLFAAELVVGLGRIDGQTVGILANNSAVKGGVLFTDSADKATRFIWLCDAYGIPLLYLADVPGFMIGSEVERGGIIRHGAKMVSAVSEATVPQLCVVVRKAYGAGLYAMGGPGFGPEATIALPTARIAVMGPEAAVNAVYANKIAGLTDEQERERFVQERRAEYLEDVDLERLAADLVIDAVVEPEELREEIIRRFRYAARRDRHFSSRHRGIPPV, via the coding sequence ATGAGCAGCTCGCCCACCTCTCCCAACCCCCACCCCGACCCCCGGGTCGCCGACCTGCGGGACCGGCTGGGGACGGCATACCGGGCCTCGGCGGAGCCGACCGAGCGCGCGAGGGCGAAGCTGGACAGCCAGGGCAAGCTCTACGTCCGCGACCGGATCGCGCTGCTCTTCGACGAGGGCACCTTCGTCGAGGACGGGCGCTACGCCAACGCCACCGCCGACGGGCTGCCCGCCGACGGCGTGGTCACGGGTCGCGGCGAGGTGGACGGGCGGCCGGCGATCGTCGTGGCCAACGACCCGACCGTCAAGGCGGGCTCGTGGGGCGCGCGGACGGTGGAGAAGATCATCCGCGCCACCGAGGCCGCGCTGCGCGAGGAGTTGCCGCTCTTCTGGTTCGTCGACTCGGCCGGCGCGCGGATCACCGACCAGGTGGACCTCTTCCCCGGCCGGCGCGGCGCGGGGCGGATCTTCCACAACCAGGTCGCGCTGTCCGGCAAGGTGCCGCAGATCTGCTGCCTGTTCGGGCCGTCGGCCGCCGGCGGTGCCTACATCCCCAGCTTCACCGACCTCATCATCATGGTCGAGGGCAACGCCTCGATGTACCTCGGCAGCCCGCGGATGGCCGAGATGGTCGTGGGGGAGAAGGTCAGCCTGGAGGAGATGGGCGGGGCCCGGATGCACTGCACCGTCTCCGGCGTGGGCGACCTGCTCGCCGGCGACGACGTCGAGGCGATCGAGCTGGCCCGGCACTTCTTCTCCTACCTGCCCGAGACCTGGCACGACCCGGTACCGCACTACGCCGCCGAGCCGCCCGCCGTGCCGCTGGACCGGCAGACCGTCCCCGAGTCCGAGTCGGTGCCCTTCGACGTGCACGACGTCATCGACGGCCTGGTGGACGACGACAGCTTCTTCGAGATCAAGCCGCTCTTCGCCGCCGAGCTGGTGGTCGGGCTGGGCCGGATCGACGGCCAGACCGTGGGCATCCTGGCCAACAACTCCGCGGTCAAGGGCGGGGTGCTGTTCACCGACTCCGCCGACAAGGCCACCCGGTTCATCTGGCTGTGCGACGCCTACGGGATCCCGCTGCTCTACCTGGCCGACGTGCCCGGCTTCATGATCGGCTCGGAGGTCGAGCGCGGCGGCATCATCCGGCACGGCGCCAAGATGGTCTCCGCGGTCTCCGAGGCGACCGTGCCCCAGCTGTGCGTCGTGGTCCGCAAGGCCTACGGAGCCGGCCTCTACGCCATGGGCGGTCCGGGCTTCGGGCCGGAGGCGACGATCGCGCTGCCCACCGCCCGGATCGCGGTCATGGGGCCCGAGGCGGCCGTCAACGCCGTCTACGCCAACAAGATCGCCGGGCTCACCGACGAGCAGGAGCGGGAGCGGTTCGTGCAGGAGCGCCGGGCGGAGTACCTGGAGGACGTCGACCTGGAGCGGCTGGCCGCCGACCTCGTCATCGACGCCGTCGTCGAGCCCGAGGAGCTGCGCGAGGAGATCATCCGCCGGTTCCGGTATGCCGCGCGCCGCGACCGCCACTTCTCCTCCCGGCACCGCGGCATCCCCCCGGTCTGA
- a CDS encoding acyl-CoA dehydrogenase family protein yields MFELSQDHEDFRRLVREFAEAEIAPHVEQWDRDGHFPAHLVPQMGDLGLFGLEAPEEFGGAGMGHDGFSYLCVAIEELGRVDQSMGITLEAGVGLGINPIQTYGSQEQKERWLPDLVQGRALAGFGLTEPEAGSDAGATRTRARLADGQWVIDGAKAFITNSGTEITSVVTVTARTGELADGRPEISAIIVPNGTEGFTVEPAYRKLGWHISDTHGLTFEGARVPEANLLGERGQGFRQFLKTLDDGRIAIAALAVGCCQRMLEESTRYSQERLAFGRPIAVNQGVSFQVADLAVMTEAARTLTYRAAWLREQQAAGKRSVAEVKQAAAIAKLYATEAAVSSTRIATQIFGGNGFMEEYPVARFYRDAKILEIGEGTSEVQRMLIARGLGLPA; encoded by the coding sequence ATGTTCGAGCTGAGCCAGGACCACGAGGACTTCCGCCGCCTGGTGCGCGAGTTCGCCGAGGCCGAGATCGCGCCGCACGTCGAGCAGTGGGACCGCGACGGGCACTTCCCCGCGCACCTGGTGCCGCAGATGGGTGACCTGGGCCTGTTCGGGCTGGAGGCGCCGGAGGAGTTCGGCGGGGCCGGTATGGGGCACGACGGCTTCTCCTACCTCTGCGTGGCCATCGAGGAGCTGGGTCGCGTCGACCAGTCGATGGGGATCACCCTGGAGGCCGGGGTCGGGCTGGGCATCAACCCGATCCAGACCTACGGCAGCCAGGAGCAGAAGGAACGCTGGCTACCCGACCTCGTCCAGGGTCGCGCGCTCGCCGGCTTCGGCCTGACCGAGCCCGAGGCCGGCTCCGATGCCGGTGCCACCCGCACCCGGGCACGGCTGGCGGACGGGCAGTGGGTCATCGACGGCGCCAAGGCCTTCATCACCAACTCCGGCACCGAGATCACCTCCGTGGTCACGGTCACCGCCCGGACCGGCGAGCTGGCCGACGGCCGGCCCGAGATCAGCGCCATCATCGTGCCCAACGGCACCGAGGGGTTCACCGTCGAGCCGGCCTACCGCAAGCTCGGCTGGCACATCTCCGACACCCACGGGCTGACCTTCGAGGGCGCCCGGGTGCCCGAGGCCAACCTGCTGGGGGAGCGGGGCCAGGGCTTCCGCCAGTTCCTCAAGACCCTCGACGACGGCCGGATCGCCATCGCCGCGCTCGCCGTCGGCTGCTGCCAGCGGATGCTGGAGGAGTCCACCCGCTACAGCCAGGAGCGGCTGGCCTTCGGCCGGCCGATCGCGGTCAACCAGGGCGTCTCCTTCCAGGTCGCCGACCTCGCGGTGATGACCGAGGCCGCGCGCACCCTCACCTACAGGGCCGCCTGGCTGCGCGAGCAGCAGGCGGCGGGCAAGCGCTCGGTCGCCGAGGTCAAGCAGGCCGCCGCGATCGCCAAGCTCTACGCCACCGAGGCCGCGGTGAGCTCCACCCGGATCGCCACGCAGATCTTCGGCGGCAACGGCTTCATGGAGGAGTACCCCGTCGCCCGGTTCTACCGCGACGCCAAGATCCTGGAGATCGGCGAGGGCACCTCCGAGGTGCAGCGCATGCTCATCGCCCGTGGCCTCGGCCTCCCCGCCTGA
- a CDS encoding MerR family DNA-binding protein, whose protein sequence is MEPPLHLDVRTTVTDTMTWTIAQMADDFDVTHRALRHYEHLGLLSPERDGQRRIYHRRERTRLALILRGRRLGFPLEEVATILDMYDDQPGEVGQLTYLLSQIDDRRADLERRRRDIEDSLRELDELEKRCTEDLAQIG, encoded by the coding sequence ATGGAGCCGCCCCTGCACCTTGACGTAAGGACAACCGTGACCGACACGATGACGTGGACGATCGCCCAGATGGCCGACGACTTCGACGTCACCCACCGCGCGCTGCGGCACTACGAGCACCTCGGGCTGCTCTCCCCCGAGCGCGACGGCCAGCGCCGCATCTACCACCGCCGCGAACGGACCCGGCTGGCGCTGATCCTGCGCGGTCGCCGCCTCGGCTTCCCGCTGGAGGAGGTGGCCACGATCCTGGACATGTATGACGACCAGCCCGGTGAGGTGGGCCAGCTCACCTACCTGCTCTCCCAGATCGACGACCGACGCGCGGACCTGGAGCGGCGCCGCCGCGACATCGAGGACAGCCTGCGCGAGCTGGACGAGCTGGAGAAGCGCTGCACCGAGGACCTGGCGCAGATCGGCTGA